TCtccgaaaaaagaaagaaagagggagagagagctcgatgaaagagaagaaaataggacgctttttcattttgttgctACACGTTTGAATTTTGCACATGGCGCTCGCTTCTATAGGCCGGAAAAACGGCCACCCAAAACGTGGTCGACTTGCCTAGCTTTTCTTCTCCTAaaatcagcatcagcaaatTTTCCAACGATTCGTATACGGAACGCCTTTACCCTAATGGAGCCCCACGCGTACAGCGAAAGCAATTAGTAGACGAGGTTCACGGCTTTTTATCACACATTTAGCAACCACTTTAAAATACTTTCAACCGTAAAGTGAGCTCttctattaaattattaacaatATAAGCGGTGTGTAGTGCCCTGACGCCCACCGACACAACAACGAAGGGCGGTGTGGGTGTGGGTACCCGGAGGGCACGATACGATCCAGTGCTTCCACCCCACAACCAGCCAAGCCAACGCACAAAGCAAATCATTGGAGGATAAAATTAGATTTCAGGGGAAAGTAAACGAGCCGTCGCCGGCTGCCCGGCTCCACAAGCGGTGAGTGAAACGTACGGAATGGcatcagcagaaaaaaaaggacaacgcGCCTCCGGCCTTCCCTTCCTAGAGCGTCCGGGTTTCCGGGGCCGGAAACAATTCGCGTTTGCGCGCGCAATAAGCCGCCGACCACATAGACGTCCGGATGGGGAAACGGAAAACTGGGAAGGGCATTGATGTCTGAGGGGAAGAGAGGGCAGGGTGCAACTGTGTTAGTGTGACAGGACGCCAGCCCAGGACGCCGCCGAAAGGCGGGCAAGGGCGGAATGGTGAAACTTTGATTTGAGATGGGTGTTCGGTCCAGATTTTCTTGTCcaacgtgtgtttttttgttgttgtcggttCTCTTTCCTATGAGAAGAAAAGCTTTACACTCACCACCCACGCTTGCGAGGAAAAGCGACCGATCGAGTCGTAAATTTAACACCACTAAAGCGCACTGTCTGGGTGTGTTGCATTGTGTTGCCCCACCGAAAGAGAGGATACATGCGTATAAATCATCTATCCCGCGACAGCGTTAATGTTGCGCTTAATGTATGCAATGGAAATGGGATTTATTGTGCGAACTCGTGAAGCTTCTCCATCGCAACGCAATTTGACATGCTTTCCATTGTACGACCTAATGGCCCTCTTGCTGTGCTTGTACTTGTCCCTGTAGGTTTTTGCGAGAAGAGAGTTCGATCCTGGCGTTTGGCTTAATGGCCGACACATCCAAATGTGAGCAAATGTAGGCCAAATCGGCGGCACCGGACATAATCGAATGTGAACAATTTGCACTGGTGTGTGCGGACCTGATATGCTGTCAGCATAAACTTCCGGACAAAGAGACACACCTTAAGGGTGATTTTGTTGGAGTATTTGAATGAAAGATAGAATATGTGAGAGCTTCTTCAAGTtgagcttgtttgtttttcagagaaaaatatatttttataaaaagacaacaaaaacagacaaTAGCAGAGGTTTTGCTACCCCTCCCCAGCTAAGATGAGCAAGTGTTGCTGATTAAATATCGCTGCGTAGTCAATATCCCTTCCAAGGACTCATGAATAatcaacatttttctttctttctttctcttctcccTTGCAGAACATTGACCATAAGCTGAAGCTGCGCTCGAAGAAGGGACAGCTGCCTTTCGTCGAAGTCAATGGCGAAGAAATCGCAGACTCGACCATCATCATGCAGGAGCTGGCGACGCGCTACGACAAGGACCTGGACGCCGCCCTGACCCAGGAGCAGCGCAACATTGCCCACGCGATGATCTCGATGCTGGAGAACCATCTTGTCTGGGTGGTGCTGTCGTGGCGCAGCAAGAACACCGAACAGATGCTGAAGGGCTACAAAATTAACCTGCAGCACGCCCTCGGCAGCCGTCTGCCGAACGCTTTGCTGAACTTCTTCTTCAAGTTCCAGTTCAGTCGCAAGgtaacgtttctttttttttttatttggactTTCGAACTGTATGTGAATGCGTGTGGTTTGTCTGTTGTGCACACCCCCATCTGTCGTCCTGTTCATACTTGTGCTATTGGGCTTGGCATATCACCAGACTCACCTTGTGCGGTAGCAATTTTTCCCTCACACTCATGCTACATTTGCAAGAAACATCTCACATTTAAATCTCTCATAGAACGTTAGCAAAGAGCTTGATCAGTTTGCCTGATTGGAACTACTATCGATCAAATATGAGAGCGTCCTTCCATTCCTGCATGAACACTCAAATCACACATAACCTTGTATCATACCACGCTCTGACTTTTACAATTGttttgaaccatttttggTGACCAATAAGAGATAGTGTCCTGTACAAGAATAGAAGGATTTAAGGAGGGTAACTTACACAAAAATGGAACTTAACAATGCCCGAACGACATTCATCTCAACCATACCGTCATGTAGTGTGCACCCGTTTGTTAATCGGAACCATCCGTCCTCTAACGTCTCTAGTGTTTCCAGGGTGCTAAAAAGGTGAAAGCTCAAGGCCTGGGTGTCCACAAGCCCGAAGAGATCGAGGAGTTTGGCCGCAAGGATCTGAAGGTGCTGTCCGAGCTGCTGGCCGATAAGCCATTCTTCTTCGGTGACGAACCCACCACGGTATGTAGatgtaccaacaaaaaaaaaaaagataataagGACCCGATCATGGAGACTCATGCGTCATACGTTCTCGAATCCCGTTCCAATTTCAGCTCGACTGTGTTGCATTCTCCGTGTTGGCACAAATCCATTTCATCCTGGACGAAGTCAAGTACGGTCTGAAGGAGTTCATGCAGGAGAACTGCCCGAATCTGGTGGGTCACGTTTCGCGAATTAAGGAACGTTGCTTCCCAGACTGGGAGGATATCTGCACCAAGCTGGATCTGAACGCGCACATCCCGAAGCCAGAGTAAGTCGATGCATCCGCGGTGCAATTATTGCAAGCTCTATTATTAACGTAAACTATCGTACTTTTCTAGACCCGAAACCAAGGAAAACAAGGAAGGTGCTGATACGGAAAAAACTGCCGAACAGGACAAGAACGAGTCGGAAAAGGAGCTCGAGAAGGACAACTCGAACGAGAAGTCCGAAAAGAAGGAGGAACCCGAAAAGgtggtggaagaaaataaagaaaaagaggaGGCAGCCGCCAAATAAGGTGGACCCTACGATGCATTAAGATCTGGGGTTCGGCCGCCGCCGTGCAGCAAACAGCGCAAAGGGAAGCATAATGCTTTTTACACTATTCTACTGTAGCCGTCGATCCTGTTTAAAAACCAGTGTTGCGACGAGCAGCCCGAAACATCCACCAGCTTCTCTTCACGATTTAGGAGAAGCCGATCCAATTCCACCTACTCTTTATGCGAGGATATATAttattttgtagaaaaaaaaaccaacacaggaaggaaaaaacctCTAACCCgaaatacacactcacaccacgAGCGAAGAGTGATACGATCGGAGTTTTTTGGCCCCGGTCCGTACAACTGTCTACGTCCCCAATTGTGGGGTGACATTCGGGTCGatatgctttattttttgtcgttgtgtAATGTGCAGAATTTTGGGGGAAAAgcttctgcttttctttttttgataGTTTATTCGAtatttggctttttttgtccttatatataaatactttatttttttaaaaaaaagctgtttcACAtgtttttgatagtttttttttatcacatgCATATAAATCTTCcccccaaaaataaaattaaaaaat
This genomic window from Anopheles maculipalpis chromosome 2RL, idAnoMacuDA_375_x, whole genome shotgun sequence contains:
- the LOC126556126 gene encoding failed axon connections, with the protein product MATETENKPVVAGEEEKKVEQAAVAATVTEAAPAAGDKAAAGGGEAAAGGDAADKKTEEKPATGESAPGGDGGDGATSSDATAAAPAKKEKEVKPTVHKVNFEKDVVYLYQFTRTPMLPSISPFCLKVETWLRLAGLKYENIDHKLKLRSKKGQLPFVEVNGEEIADSTIIMQELATRYDKDLDAALTQEQRNIAHAMISMLENHLVWVVLSWRSKNTEQMLKGYKINLQHALGSRLPNALLNFFFKFQFSRKCFQGAKKVKAQGLGVHKPEEIEEFGRKDLKVLSELLADKPFFFGDEPTTLDCVAFSVLAQIHFILDEVKYGLKEFMQENCPNLVGHVSRIKERCFPDWEDICTKLDLNAHIPKPEPETKENKEGADTEKTAEQDKNESEKELEKDNSNEKSEKKEEPEKVVEENKEKEEAAAK